In one Candidatus Poribacteria bacterium genomic region, the following are encoded:
- a CDS encoding DMT family transporter: MLEKEFRNEDPSSKIIVLASLIVSLMGGGALAVKIGLQGFPPLKMALFRCILGIIAVGGIGFYYGMSMRMRFEELRRLLLIAVLYALHTITLNIGTQFTTASRATIFFYLYPFFTVLFGHFYLPSDRLSATKTVGIFIAFGGVFLSLMPDLQGLSTGYLIGDLIVTLGSCFLGLRITVTKMFVQEIHPYRLLVWLLGLNIPCFYVLSLIFEGDKPIGWTLESTAGLLYQGWIITGFCFLVLTSLLRKYKASKLVILGFLMPVSGVLFSYLILGEELTAGLLAGTGLVAIGIYLVNRQP; encoded by the coding sequence ATGTTGGAAAAAGAATTTAGGAATGAAGACCCATCAAGTAAAATTATCGTTCTTGCCTCACTGATCGTTTCCCTTATGGGGGGCGGTGCCCTTGCCGTTAAAATCGGGCTCCAAGGCTTCCCACCGCTAAAAATGGCACTCTTCCGTTGCATATTGGGAATTATTGCTGTTGGCGGAATAGGATTCTATTATGGGATGTCCATGCGGATGCGTTTCGAGGAACTCCGTCGGTTGCTGCTGATTGCCGTCCTCTACGCCCTACATACGATTACCTTGAACATCGGCACCCAATTCACAACAGCCTCTCGGGCAACCATTTTTTTCTATCTCTACCCATTCTTCACAGTCCTGTTCGGACACTTCTATCTTCCAAGCGATCGACTCTCTGCCACGAAAACAGTGGGAATTTTCATCGCCTTCGGTGGCGTTTTTCTCTCGCTCATGCCGGATTTACAAGGTCTTTCTACAGGATACCTCATCGGCGACCTGATCGTAACCCTTGGATCGTGTTTCTTGGGACTCCGCATCACAGTGACAAAGATGTTCGTTCAGGAGATTCACCCCTACCGACTCCTCGTCTGGCTGTTAGGTCTAAACATTCCGTGCTTTTATGTCCTGAGCCTCATTTTTGAGGGCGATAAGCCGATCGGATGGACGTTAGAAAGTACTGCAGGATTGCTCTACCAAGGGTGGATTATTACAGGTTTCTGTTTTTTGGTGTTGACATCCCTACTAAGAAAATACAAGGCAAGCAAATTGGTAATTTTAGGTTTCCTAATGCCAGTATCGGGTGTTCTGTTCAGCTATCTAATTTTAGGGGAGGAACTGACCGCCGGCTTGTTGGCAGGTACTGGATTAGTAGCAATCGGGATTTACCTTGTGAACAGGCAGCCTTAA
- a CDS encoding DUF1573 domain-containing protein, protein MSKRTLLTTIVIPALLISGLIIFLINNREEPSAELVLTQQQIHFGTLREWEGPVTRSVTARNVGKYPLHIQRIHIGCSYAEITGPGVIQPDTEATFQIRLNPERLPDDETSATATIFTDSPKTPIVYLTIVAIAKRFATLTPNICEFGDIHPDTMYQKTIDLTVNAPLDTSDIRLLPSGHEALTGEITPNLQTDTSLITIQLGPLKDKGAFSSLLTVHFPNQRTLTLLVTAEVVPTDRQR, encoded by the coding sequence ATGTCCAAACGCACACTCCTCACAACCATCGTCATCCCCGCACTGCTCATCTCAGGGCTTATCATCTTCCTCATCAACAACCGAGAGGAACCCTCAGCCGAACTCGTCCTGACACAGCAACAGATTCACTTCGGAACACTCCGAGAATGGGAGGGACCCGTAACACGCTCCGTAACAGCACGAAACGTAGGCAAATACCCACTCCACATCCAAAGGATTCACATAGGGTGCAGCTACGCCGAAATCACAGGACCAGGGGTCATCCAACCCGATACAGAAGCCACATTCCAGATACGCCTCAACCCAGAACGTCTGCCCGATGACGAGACCTCAGCAACCGCCACTATCTTCACAGACAGCCCCAAGACCCCGATTGTGTATCTCACAATTGTTGCTATAGCTAAACGATTCGCGACACTCACGCCGAACATTTGTGAGTTTGGTGATATTCACCCCGATACGATGTATCAAAAGACCATTGATCTCACTGTGAATGCCCCCCTTGACACATCGGACATCCGCCTTCTCCCATCCGGACATGAAGCACTCACAGGGGAGATAACACCCAATCTGCAGACAGATACCTCTCTCATTACAATCCAACTCGGTCCTCTGAAAGACAAAGGTGCCTTTTCATCGCTACTCACTGTCCATTTCCCAAACCAACGAACACTCACCCTCCTTGTCACCGCCGAAGTCGTCCCAACTGACCGCCAACGATAG